The Delphinus delphis chromosome 13, mDelDel1.2, whole genome shotgun sequence DNA window GTAAGGCCCCAAAGCAAGAAGAAGGGGCAGGAGGTCCACGAAACTGGGGTCCTCTCTTCAATCCGGAGAAAAGCGGAAAACCAAATGATCCTACAGTTCCTCTGAAAATCCCTTTGCAAAGGAATATGATACCAAGGGTGACCCGAGTCCTTTAGCAGACCATGAACTCAGAACAGATTTCCTGTTTGGAGAGGTGGAAACAGTGGATGATTCTGGAACTGGGAGAGGATGGTTTTGCAGAATATACTTCAAACATGTTTTTACAAGGGAAATGGTTTCATGAAGCCTTGGAAAGCATACTTTCACCCCAGGGGAActtaagagagagagatgaaaatcTCCTCAAATCTGGCTACATCCAAAGGGTCCAGCATGTTCTGAGAGATGTCAgtggagtgtgggctctggaaaATGCTGTTAGACGTGAGACCCTAAAGTATGTAGGTCTGCTGCACTGTGTGGCTGATTATCAGGGAAAGCTGTGTGTGACTGATCGGAAGACATCTGAGAAACCAAAGCCTTTCATCCGAAATACATTTGACAACCTGCTGCAAGTCGTGGTGTATGTCAGTGCCATAAACCATAAGGCCAACTACAGCTTTCAGGTTCAGTGTGGCTTGATCGTGGTGGCCTACAAAGACAGGTCCCCCGCCCACCCACATTTCATGGATGCAGAGCTCTGCTCCCAGTACTAGGCAAAGTGACTTCGACTAGAAGAAtatacaaagaaggaaaagaacctGAATATTCAGAAACTAGATTAGGGGCAGGAAGCTGTGTGGGAACGCTCAGGACTTTCTCACAGTTTGGGAAGATGTATTGCTGTTTCCTGTGATCTAGAATGAGGTGCCACAGGGTCTGAGAGCTGCAGTAACACAAGCTGAACTAGTAAGTTGTTGAAATTTATTGCAACCAAAAAGGCAAAGCcggaaaagttaaattaaaaagatgGACTTCGGCACATAAAAGACCAGCTCTGCTACCTCTGACTAGCATTTACCCAAAAAAAGGGTAAGCAGCATTGGCACAGTGTTGGTGCCTCTTGGACCCCTGTAGACCTTTCTGTGTTCTGGGCAGGATGCCCAGTCTTTGAACTGAGAGATTCAGGGTGGTGAGGCCTAGTGCTCAGAGCATTTCCCCCGGGGCACGCCAGCAGGGAGGGCTGTGCACCCACAGTGTGTATGTGCAGTGAGAATTTGTATCAGCTAACAACTGCTGCCAGTGCGGGCTCCTAAAACTTGTCTTATGTATGGGGTTCCCTGTATTTCATTTGGGGGGGAAAAGCTCCcatttgacatttttgaaaaataaatgtgatttctTAGCCTCAAGTAAACATTGCTCTCTGGAAAGATGGAGTATACTCACTATATCGTGGTGTATGCCCCTTGGCATCCCACCAAATAACACTCAGGAGCAGCCAGGCTCCAGTCTGAGAATCGTAATTGTAGGTATTTTGGTAGCTATCTTCTGGTTTGAGTCAAGGAATTGTGTACGtggagaaaatgtatttattgtttgttgaattttccagctatggggaaaaataataacatgTAATTTTTTCTATGTTTGATAAGTAATAAAATTGATTAGTTGTCACTGGGTTCAGGAAACTTAAATAAATGTCCACTACAGCCTTGGGGGAAGGCTCCCTGTTTTATGGAGTAGGTTAGCATTTAAATTACAGTTGCTGTCTTAAAATAGTAGTGTGCTACAAACACCTTTTTCCTTCATTAGCCATTAGTtataagaaattaaatacaagatgtgagtaaagtaaaaataataataataatgcaacaATGTTATATTTTAGTTTGAATAataaattttacaattaaaaaagtattaaatgaGTTGGACCTGCTATGACATCTGTTCAATGAAAAAATACATGGGGGTTAGAATTAGTCAACAAAATTATCTGACACAAAATAAATTTGAAGGAGATGCACAGTTTAGGGgagattttattattaaatttcaacATATCACAGGTTGGTTCTTTATGTTGGATTTGTTATGGTGACATgaacatttgttctttttccactTGCTCGATCCACTACCTGGGCTGGATTTCATCCAACCTCTAAGACAAACATGTTTTCACCCCAGTACAGCCCTGAGATGAGGTCTGCCTACATCTGGACTTCTTATACTGGTTTCCAAACAGCTGATAGCTCAGGGCCTTGTCTAGTTGGGGACTGGAAGAACTTTGCTAGCAGATGACACAGGTGGTTGCTCCTTTGTTCTATTAACATTTACAGAATTGAATTGTTTTTATTctgtctagagcagtggttctcaaagtatggtcatGTAACCCCTAGCAGTCTGAGAGACTCTTTCACAGGATTAATGAGATTCTCTCTTTTTCCAACTTCCTATCTGTAttaaaatggatatttttttttcatatactcaaccaaaatatactgaagcatGTTGAATATAGAAGTAAATAGGTGACTGCAAACATCTTTTAAGCTAGGTatctttggaaatttaaaaataagtaaaataatgtcATTCTTCTCAATTTATCTTGagacataaattttttaaagttacttgttatgatatattttaaatttttattatacctttttaataaattagttcagttttataaaatgtagttttaatttataatatggtacatatcaatagaaattatccataTAATCAaaagctatttggggtctttagtAATTTTCAAGTGAAGGGAATGAAActaagaccaaaaagtttgagttCTATTGATCTAGGGAAAAATCTTAGCTTGATAATATAAAAGCATGTGGAAAAATTATGATTATtcatattcaattaatatttatattcaatTAATAACATTTCTAAAGCCTATAGTTAAAGACTAAACAACATGGAAGCTCACTTGgtcaatataattatatatgactccagatcttattttttaatttttgttttctgtcttctcttctctatGTTTCCATGTCATATATTCATGGCTAATGTgcttatatattttcctttttatctttcccttttcctctctctgttcccaactgtttctcctttctctctctctatcttcCCTCCCAGAACTTGCTGCCATCTTTTCCTATTTTACACTACTGTAAATACTACTGTATTTAGTATACTATGTATTACTGTATATAGTATCAAAtcacagaattaaaaatatatgcttttcttagtaaataaaattttaatatatttatatcaaatgtCTCCTTTTACTCTCCCCTCAAGgtagctaaaattaaaagtttggtGACATTtctaaaaaccaaaaagacaccaaaaataaatttttaattcatacTTTAATGTagtatttgaaattttctctagaaatattttaacattcttagaaaagcataaaaggaaaataaagtaaaaagcaaagaaaattattttatttatgggaaGTGAAGTCTTCAAATGAGAAGAATAAGTGAAAtgtgaagaagaaggaagaaattgtGACAAAATCTGAAGCCAGGGGCTTATTAAtatcaatatttgtttttaaactgttatttgaaattatttatatgattttttccAGAGAGTAAGAACATGCCAGGGAGAAACTCTGCAATGGGTAGAAAATTTGTCACAATGTAATGACACATGTCAAATTTgaagtttgtttttgctttgtgttgAAATTATACTCTGTTGTGCCTTCTCTTTACTAAAATTATATTACACACAAAACGTTGGGGGTTCTACTGTTTAGACCCGTCATGGAGTGGAAGCTGGATGTTTAAAGACAATGGCAGCCTTAGGAACCGAGAGCAAACTCAAAGCACCTGACACCAATGAAGCAGCTGGAGATATAGATTGACTGAGGGAAATTTAAGTCACATTTGGAATCTTCAAAGGATAGAGGAAGGTATACTGACCTTCATATGATGTGTTGTGCTGGGGCTTGAATTTAAATCatgaaatttatctctcattAAATTGAGAGATTTTCTAACTTCTAATccagttattttaattatttttgtattatatttgttAGTGTTATCTTCTACCAGAAGTAAATTTAGATTCTATACTGAATCAGTGGCAAGAAACTTATTTCTCTCTTGCATTCATATTAATATTGTCCATTATCAAACATGATACTAAGTGTATTCAGTAAAGACTGGTGACTGATTTGCCACTGATAGAAAGAAATacatcaattttttaaagcaaaaattcaaAGAGATGGCTATTTAACTTGTAAGATTACAGTCTGTTGCCATCCTGGTGAAATAGTTAAGGAAAAAAGTACaatgaattaaaacattttctggtTTGAATCTTGACTCTGTAACATGTTTGTTACTTTGAGAGAGttactaaataatttaaataatttgttttgtttctcagttgccccatctgtaaagtagattaataataatacctactatTGAATTGTTATGAaaagtaagtgaaaaaaaatataaaaaacttaaACTAGTGATTGGTCAATTCTAAGGTCTCAGTGAACGTTATCAAgacctaaaaattattttatttagaatgatTTATATGATTTCTCTTTTCCAATGTTGCATCAGGGTCAAATTGgctagaatataatttttttacaaaCTGCAACACACCTATGTTCATATGATGTTATCCCATCTGTTTGAAATATAACATTTCAATCAAAATGGTGTTTTGCTTTCATGAATACACCTGGATTGATAGCTCTTGTATTATCCTGGGAATGccagttgtttttgtttctatctttttGTCTTTGAATTAATGAGTCAGTAGAGAAGAGAATATAATTAATGTACTGGTTTCAAAGATTGTTTAAAACACATGgtacactgaaatttaaaaaaaaaaatgtttgagccTAGAATATATACCATGATTACTTCATTAgggttgttttctgttgtttgatCTTCTTAATATATAAACTGTAGCACTACTAGTACAGCACTCCAACTCTCTAGAGAAAAACCTAAGtgaattacataaaaataacagGTAAACCAGCATTGACATACATGGTGTTAGTGAATACTGGTGTGAGAACTCTCAAAGACAGCCTGTACTTACCTTTCATAAACAATGATACAGTTGGAGCTACTTGGAATTTGTCTAGGGTTTAATAGAAAGATCACTGAGCAATGGTGTGAGCTGAGTTCTCAAAATGGCTAACGCTAAGTTAATTCAAACTAATCTTAATAACATCTCTAGTTTAATTTCCTTAACTCTAAACCACAAGGGCTATATcagatatattattaatttttattctactgtatttttattcaataaataattgtatgACTGTTAGGTACCCTGTTAAGTTTTGGGACACAGAGTTGAAATAGGTAAACCCTGTCTTGAAGGAACTCACAGTAGAGTGAAGGACACTAAAGGTTATGATATTTAATCCCAGGTTCTTATTTAGGCAAAGAAGAGAAGAATGTAATCTAATCTTGGAGATGAGTAATTATTTCTCTGAGACAATGGGGACAACTCTGAATCTCAAATAGTGAATATAGTAAATGTGTGTTAAAAATGTGCATGGAGTAGGAATTAGTGGAGACTTCCAAGCAAAGGAAACAGTATATTCAGGAGTACCAAAGGCTAAGGAAACGTGATAACTTCAGGAATTGCTGGTAATTCAGTATAATGGAGCCTTGGGTGTGGAAGGACCAGACGGAAGATGGAGAGGGAAGCCAAGTTCATATTGCCAAGGCCCCATTAcgataatcatttaaaattttatcctgaAAGCAATGGGTAATcgtgaaataatttttaagaggaaaTGACATATTCAGAAttgcattttgaaaacaaaacccGTTGGCAGAAATGAAACAATAGGTATGAAGTGGCATTACTGGGTGAAGGGATACCTGTTAGGAAACTGCTATGGGAAAGCTAGGTAAGAAATAATGAAGGCTTGACATATGACTCCAGCAGCAGTAGTGGGAATGGAGGAATGGATTTGATaaatattataggaaaaaaatttgtagAAATTAGAGACTGATTAAATGTATGAGATCTGGAAGAGAGTTATTTTTCTGGGTGGATGGGGTGGTGCTCTTTGCTGAGAGAACACAGGAATGGGAACAGGTTGGAAAAGCTTATAAATTTCCATATAGGATAGATTCAGTTTAAGTTTCCTGTGGTTTTTAATGGGAGACAGCCATCAAAAAATTGGACATATGGGTCTAGAAATCAGGAGATGATCCCtcaattatcttttcaaataattttataactCAATTTAACCAAAAATTACTTAACTAAGAGAAACTTTTTTAGTGCTAACTATATTCTAGCCATTAGTCTAAATCTGAATAGTtgaaaaaatgaatattatttaagTATTTGCATTG harbors:
- the LOC132436253 gene encoding mitochondrial genome maintenance exonuclease 1-like: MKVFQTISRQLISSKGFSVEPAPSVVFSTSSYMCGGKKKVNRYEEEDPKKYSDLVRSVLSFRGHAQTPQPLFEEDALLYGPVRKCKAPKQDMFLQGKWFHEALESILSPQGNLRERDENLLKSGYIQRVQHVLRDVSGVWALENAVRRETLKYVGLLHCVADYQGKLCVTDRKTSEKPKPFIRNTFDNLLQVVVYVSAINHKANYSFQVQCGLIVVAYKDRSPAHPHFMDAELCSQY